The following proteins are encoded in a genomic region of Brachypodium distachyon strain Bd21 chromosome 1, Brachypodium_distachyon_v3.0, whole genome shotgun sequence:
- the LOC106865760 gene encoding uncharacterized protein LOC106865760 isoform X2 → MLRRIFDSGHEQEVYHVLTLLWEHLREPTAAVESRAPARPRRQREVLVPGIEFWELVFPPVIAVTVEEIAQFGGRDWEIYEALARSLTAGTDRRLEVAVVVALAALSLFFAMLSLKSRRQRRRVGGGGHGDDGGGGGGRRAGAAAAADSLSSPTHATSRRLLSARDAVMALSPTFSTTGGGEGPGTNDHLLDGAGLVLLASRGRSVNNSNWHGGDTKVQETVSFSKDVVKMDKSTIVQSPGVQRARKESSAEVEKMDNSRGRSVKDSNWNGGYMKVQETVSFSKEVVKMDKSTIVQSPGVQRARKMESAAEAEKIKSSPEDSNLSRP, encoded by the exons ATGTTGCGAAGGATCTTTGACAGCGGACATGAGCAAGAGGTGTACCATGTTCTTACTCTTTTATGGGAGCATCTACGGGAACCTACAGCCGCTGTAGAGTCGCGGGCGCcagcgaggccgaggcggcagCGGGAGGTACTGGTTCCCGGAATAGAATTCTGGGAACTAGTATTTCCACCTGTTATTGCTGTTACAGTAGAAGAAATCGCTCAGTTCGGTGGCCGAGACTGGGAAATTTACGAAGCTCTTGCAAGAAGTCTCACTGCCGGCACGGATCGGCGATTGGAGGTGGCGGTCGTGGTTGCCCTCGCCGCTCTATCTTTATTTTTCGCAATGCTCTCCCTCAAGAGCAGAAGGCAAAGGCGCCGtgtgggtggcggcgggcaTGGGGATgacggtggtggcggtgggggaagaagagccggggcggcggcggcggcggattctCTGTCGTCCCCGACTCATGCGACGAGTAGGAGACTTCTCTCCGCACGAGATGCGGTGATGGCCCTAAGCCCGACGTTCTcgaccaccggcggcggcgagggaccCGGGACCAACGACCACCTTCTTGACGGCGCTGGCCTGGTTCTCCTCGCCTCAAGAGGGAGGTCTGTCAACAACTCGAATTGGCATGGTGGAGACACGAAGGTTCAGGAGACGGTTTCCTTCAGCAAGGATGTAGTCAAGATGGACAAATCAACCATAGTTCAAAGCCCTGGTGTTCAAAGAGCAAGAAAG GAGAGTTCTGCAGAAGTAGAGAAGATGGATAACTCAAGAGGGAGGTCTGTCAAAGACTCGAATTGGAATGGTGGATATATGAAGGTTCAGGAGACGGTTTCCTTCAGCAAGGAAGTAGTCAAGATGGACAAATCAACCATAGTTCAAAGCCCTGGTGTTCAAAGAGCAAGAAAGATG GAGAGTGCTGCAGAAGCAGAGAAGATCAAATCGTCTCCGGAAGACAGCAACTTGAGTCGTCCTTGA
- the LOC106865760 gene encoding uncharacterized protein LOC106865760 isoform X1 gives MLRRIFDSGHEQEVYHVLTLLWEHLREPTAAVESRAPARPRRQREVLVPGIEFWELVFPPVIAVTVEEIAQFGGRDWEIYEALARSLTAGTDRRLEVAVVVALAALSLFFAMLSLKSRRQRRRVGGGGHGDDGGGGGGRRAGAAAAADSLSSPTHATSRRLLSARDAVMALSPTFSTTGGGEGPGTNDHLLDGAGLVLLASRGRSVNNSNWHGGDTKVQETVSFSKDVVKMDKSTIVQSPGVQRARKVESSAEVEKMDNSRGRSVKDSNWNGGYMKVQETVSFSKEVVKMDKSTIVQSPGVQRARKMESAAEAEKIKSSPEDSNLSRP, from the exons ATGTTGCGAAGGATCTTTGACAGCGGACATGAGCAAGAGGTGTACCATGTTCTTACTCTTTTATGGGAGCATCTACGGGAACCTACAGCCGCTGTAGAGTCGCGGGCGCcagcgaggccgaggcggcagCGGGAGGTACTGGTTCCCGGAATAGAATTCTGGGAACTAGTATTTCCACCTGTTATTGCTGTTACAGTAGAAGAAATCGCTCAGTTCGGTGGCCGAGACTGGGAAATTTACGAAGCTCTTGCAAGAAGTCTCACTGCCGGCACGGATCGGCGATTGGAGGTGGCGGTCGTGGTTGCCCTCGCCGCTCTATCTTTATTTTTCGCAATGCTCTCCCTCAAGAGCAGAAGGCAAAGGCGCCGtgtgggtggcggcgggcaTGGGGATgacggtggtggcggtgggggaagaagagccggggcggcggcggcggcggattctCTGTCGTCCCCGACTCATGCGACGAGTAGGAGACTTCTCTCCGCACGAGATGCGGTGATGGCCCTAAGCCCGACGTTCTcgaccaccggcggcggcgagggaccCGGGACCAACGACCACCTTCTTGACGGCGCTGGCCTGGTTCTCCTCGCCTCAAGAGGGAGGTCTGTCAACAACTCGAATTGGCATGGTGGAGACACGAAGGTTCAGGAGACGGTTTCCTTCAGCAAGGATGTAGTCAAGATGGACAAATCAACCATAGTTCAAAGCCCTGGTGTTCAAAGAGCAAGAAAGGTG GAGAGTTCTGCAGAAGTAGAGAAGATGGATAACTCAAGAGGGAGGTCTGTCAAAGACTCGAATTGGAATGGTGGATATATGAAGGTTCAGGAGACGGTTTCCTTCAGCAAGGAAGTAGTCAAGATGGACAAATCAACCATAGTTCAAAGCCCTGGTGTTCAAAGAGCAAGAAAGATG GAGAGTGCTGCAGAAGCAGAGAAGATCAAATCGTCTCCGGAAGACAGCAACTTGAGTCGTCCTTGA